Genomic window (Podarcis muralis chromosome 9, rPodMur119.hap1.1, whole genome shotgun sequence):
CTAGCTGCTGAATTCCTAAAGCAGATCAAGCCCTATGTGGAAGAAGGGCTGCATCCCCAGATCATCATCCGTGCCTTCCGCACTGCAACCCAGCTGGTAAGGGAATCTGCTGCACCCTGCCTGCCTTTGTGGAACCTCTTTTATACCTGGGGAGTGAGAGATCAAGAAACAATATTTACAAATGGGTTCTAGTCAGGCCTGGCTAgtcccctccaggtgtttttttttaccagaactcccatcatgggagttggagttccaaagatctggagggcaccaggttggcaaaggctcatGTAAACAGTCCCAGCCACTGGGTGTTCTGCATCCCAGAGCCGAGTgtagttataataataatcagtttACAGTtgtacccaaattaaaataaccaccaccccaactaaacatttaaccaacccaacaaaaacaaaatgggaaccaaaattaaaacctttaaaaacattttagccagtttccCCAACCCAAGggttgttccagcaatgtccctccGGCCTCCCAGTAACCCCCTTGCATCTCCAGAGGTGTTATAAGACCGCCATCTGCTGTGGTGCCTATCACCCCAACCACTGCTTGGGGCAGAGACTCGCACTAATCCCGTTTACGTGGAGCCTggaattaaatacagtggtacctcgggttacagatgcttcaggttacggactccgctaaccctgaaacagtaccttgggttaagaagtttgcttcaggatgagcagaaatcgtgcggcagcgggaggccccattagctaaagtggtacctcaggttaagaacagcttcaggttaaaaacggacctccggaatgaattaagttcttaacctgaggtgccactgtacatgcCTTTAAGGCAGACCATTGTCCCACTTCTGTGCTTCCACCTCCTTCTTGCTTTGACAGCAAGTAATAAACAAGTCAAAATACATAACTCAAGATGGCAATAGGACACTATGCTTGTGTCCATGTTGGTGAGGCTGACACAGAAAGGGGTTGccataaatcaggcataggcaaactccagccctccagatgtttgggactacaattcccatcatccctgaccactgatcctgttagctggggattatgggaattgtcctaaacatctggagggctggagtttgcctatgtctgccgTAAATGGTGAAGGCTTCAGGCTGGGTTGCACATGGCAGCTGAATCATCGCCGCACTGGCGCAGGAGTTTGGCATGGGTTGAGCACAAAGTCTTAATTCtggttcttgctttgttttggcaGGCAGTGAATAAGATTAGGAAGATTGCCGTTACGATCAAGAAGACTGACCAAGAGTAAGTTTCCTCCATGCTTCAATTGGAAAGGTTAAATCCACAACCTCCCTTCATTGCTGGCTCAGTTGGGTGCATGTTTTTATCGACGCTCTGCACAGATGTGTGCACCTACGTGTGTGCAAGTGGTTCTTAAATGGATTGGGTGCATGCAGTGCCCCTCTGCGGTTGGGGCATTGGCAGCATGTTTACTGCTCACTAAATTTAAGTACCATGGATTCAGCAGTAAGCTCTGGATGGATATATTGCGAAAAAAGCAGGAATgcaacaaaatggaaaacaacatTGCAATCCCAGCATTTCATTTCTGTGCACGTCTATCCCTATCATGTAGCAATAGGTGCAAAATCTGCCCTCCCCCAAAGTcttccactacagtggtgcctcgcaagacgaaatcaattcgttccgcgagttttttcgtcttgcgaagcacggtgttggaaaagttttggaaaagcttcaaaaatcaccaaagtcttcaaaaacctcaaaaaaggctaccacaccgcgtgctatgagttgctcctcgaagtcaagtcgcaactgtgttaacggtgttaagaaaaaggaaacaaacttgcaagacgtttctgtcttgcgaagcaagcccatagggaaaatcgtcttgcgaagcagctcaaaaaacccttcgtcttgcgagttttccgtcttgcgaggcattcgtcttgcgaggtaccactgtatagctcctTATCCCAgggaatcacccccccccccaaatacagtttcaggttgagaaaggGCAGTTTACCCTTCACCCACCTCAGTGCAAACATCAACAGAGGCCCTGCCAGAACCCTCCCTCGTCTCTGTGTGAGATGTTCAGTCCAAGGCTCATGCTAAGTCACAGACATGACAGGAGACAATTGCCATCAGAAAAGGAAACGTTGGATTTACATGTGGGATGGAGGGAGGAATGGGCTTAAGCAGCCCATTTCCTGTGTTTTGGCTTATATGGGGCTTAGCTGATTGGTAGAGCCAGTGTAGACCCATCGCCACCTTGCTTAGTTCAGGATACGGTTGGCAGCCAGGCTCTCCATTGATAATGTTCTTTGGAAAGTCTTTTCAAAAGTTTTGCTGCCTAATCTTTGGAAATGAATGTTTGGATAGCCCTATTTgggctctcttttttttacatgcATTCTTAATCCCAACATTGATGGATGCAACTCCTGGGCAGGTGGAGGGCtatgcagttttttttaaaaaaaatgtatacaggGGGGATATGTTACCTTTCCTAGAAAAAAAAGGCTATGAAAAAATATTTGTGTAAGAAACAGCTGTTTGACAACTTCCCACCTTTTGCAaattgcagcagcaaaaatttAATGCACAGAACTTTAATGCTGGTTGACATCAGCCCTTTTTGACTGTTATCCTCCATGCAGTTAGAAACATGCAGAGGCAGAGAGGTGGGCCCCATCCCTCCTGCGACCCACTTGCAGGTGGGTGTGGGGAAGGTGTGACAAGGGGGATCTCTGTGCATGGAGGGGGCTCCGCCTGTGGTTTATCATTGCTGTTATCGATTATGTTTCTATACTACGCTTCAGCTGAGGACCAcaaggcagtttgcaatataaaaacgcaATAATATGTACCATAGTAGCAAACGAAAATCATACCACCCCCGCCgcagtttaaaaggtcataggtgttttaattagccaaaggcccggGAGTTTAGAATCCCGATTGCACAGAGTTGTTAATCAAATGGAGGCCTCTGCATAGGGTAAGCCTCCCCTCTTCACTCCTCCCCTCCAGTGTCCAGTCAGGAGGCACAGCTGATGGGTTGGGTTAGGCTGCTGGCTcgtttctattcccccccccccccgcccaccatgATTAATGATTGCGTGGAGGACATTGCCTGAGCTAATAGATTCCAGCTAAGAAGATACATGTTTTGGTGATGCAATTAAATCTTCAGGCAAATGCCAGTTAATCTTTAAATGAAGGAACTGTAATTAACAAGACTTCCATATaattgacttctttttttaaaaaaagaagtgttcTTCTGTGACGGGCATGCTGTCTTTCCCAGGCGTTCAAAAACCATGCCTGATGGAAATGTTACTTTCCGTAGGCATTTTATGATGTTCATAGTAGTTCACGAGAAGTAGCAATAAGCAGGAAAGCTTGTGCCCCCGCACTACAGCCAGTGGCTGACCTAATGTGCAAAAACAGAAAGCCACCCATTTTCAAAGCAGTCGTGAGAATCACTTAACTAATTGCAGTGTTTCTTTTTTGTAGCCTAATGAGCTCATTTTAGACTTGTGCTGTGTGTGTTGCTTCTTTAGCCTCGGGGCTGGCTATTGCTCCAGAGCACTTTGAGAGCAGGCAAGAAATGGCTCCATCTTTTCCTTCTCTGCAGGGAGCTGCGGAGCCTGCTGGAGAAGTGTGCAAGCACAGCCTTGAGCTCGAAGCTGATTTCCCACCAGAAGGAGTTCTTTGCCAAGATGGTGGTGGATGCCGTCATGATGCTGGACGAGTTGCTGCAGATCAAAATGATTGGGATCAAGAAGGTGCAGGGAGGAGCCCTGGAGGTAAAGCCCCTGGCCTCCTAAAGTTCCCTTCGGCTCAGAGGAGTCTAGGCTGGAATTCCTTTCCAAGTCTAAAAAGGGTGGAGAACATAAgatgaggctgctggatcaggccggtggCCTGTCTTGTTCTTGCcctggccaaccaggtgtctgtgggaaaccctgcAATCTGACCTCCCAAGACCGCTGTTCAGGTAGCGAGCAAACTGGGAGCTGTTGGCAAAGTTCGAGCAACTGATGGAGAAAGGGAATGATAGTAGATCATGGGAGTGCGAGGAGGAAAACGAAAGGATAAAATCACTTTGGGTGATGTCCAGTCTTAGTCAAAGATGATGATGGCGAtgattataccacccttcacctgtagatctcagggtggttcacaacaaagaAATACAAGATTCaaaacaaaatacgtaataaaaacaagaacagtaaCTCCCCCCACTTCTTTAACAGGCCCATCACTACACACCATGTGGCTTTCAAGAATTATTTCTATCTTTTCCTCCCTCTAAGAAGCCAGGCTGCTGCCCTTAAAAAATAGTCATAATcacagaatttatataccgcttgattgtaaaaagctTAAAAGTTGTTTACAAAAGATGCAactaaaatcaagaaaaaattccaaccatactttaaaacatatgaAAGTTAAAATAGGGTAATAGATTAATATTAtctcagctttctaagcatctgggtagttttgtctaaacaagaatttTTTTTGCAGGCACCAGAAAGAGGACAGTGAAGGCCTTGCTTGCTTCATAGAGCACAccctttgaaattaatagacaagTCCATTGACTTTGCAGGGTCTATGGTACAATTTAGTTGGATGCACTAAGGCTGCATTCCTGTACGCATGTAATTGAaagtgagccccactgaactcagcgggGCTTCCTCTTGAGTAAATAAGAGCAAGACCTAAGTAGGAACCAACGGAAGGTTGCCTGCCATCTGAGAGCGGGCGTGAGGAGTGAAATGACCTTGCCTTTCCTGCAGGATTCCCAACTGGTGGCAGGAGTTGCCTTCAAGAAGACCTTCTCTTACGCCGGCTTTGAGATGCAGCCCAAGAAGTATGAGTCCCCCAGGATCGCTCTGCTCAACATTGAGCTGGAGCTGAAGGCAGAGAAGGACAATGCTGAAGTCAGAGTCCACACTGTGCAGGTAAAGGCTCAGAACCGCTTGGGGAGAGAAGCTGTGAAAATGTAACATCTTGCCAAAAGAGCCGTGTGCCTTGCGGGGTAATCTTTGACTTCCATGCAGCATTTGGCCAAGTTGATAGTTGGAACCTCATTACCTAACCCAGAGCTCTCCAAGCTTTGTCACGATATGTtaatgtgttggctgcagtgtgtaggtttgCTGCACGAACGCTCCCTGCACGCtgcggtttgctagtaaaactctGCCATGAATGATGCGTgtataaaaagtgtgtcaccaacatgaaaagcttGGAAAGTTCTTCTATAAGGAGCACCTCGGTTCAAGGGACTGTGAGCACAGCAGAGGACTGCAGAATGGTTGCAGCCGCCTTGGACAAAGGAAGCGGCCTTGtagtgaatcagaccattggcccatctagttcagtactggctacactgaccggcagctgctctccagggtttcaggcagggttctctcccggccccacctgcagatgccagggattgaacctggggcattctgcatgcaaagcagactctCTACCACTGAGTTTTGGCCCTTCCCATCCTTTCTCTTCTGCCCTCACCCTGTCCCCATAGGGTGGCAGCTGCCCAACAAGGCAGCTTCTTGGGTGggcaagagcaatggagaagggTGCTGatgtaatagatagatagatataccttttattggcatcacgtACAACATCCAAAGCAAATcagtacagaattaccacttccccagtggcacaaaacatttgctaaaagaaaagaggcagagcagtctatcgtcacatctcttggtctccaggAAGATCAGACATCTGCAGTGTATTTTGACGACAAAAAAACCAACTAGAGATATTttgccactaacttggtgagctcctgatcattccccggtaatagaaaatgtatgacccctgactctggtttccatttggggatacagagttgatctagaaattgctggtggagatcagcatatagtttacaatggAGAACCATATGTgtgagggtttccaccaggtggtcttcacatgggtgCTGATGTGGGCACCCACCTTCCAGCAGCTAACTGGTGCCACCTCTGTGACGGAAGATCTAAAACCAATGGTTGGGGAACGCTTCTAAATGTGCACACCTTGGATGAACATTGGTGCCTCTGATCCTGTTTCCATGTTGAGATTTACTGTATTGGCAGAATTGTCATTCTCATAACGCCCTTTGCAGTAGATAACTACGTTGGCACTGTACCCCAcccttgtttctttttattttaagccaagcagattccccccccccccttcggctAAAGAAACAGCACCGATAGCTTCTTGCCTAAATCTCCCTCTGCAGGATTACCAGGCCATCGTGGACGCCGAGTGGAACATCTTGTACGACAAGCTTGATAAGCTGCACAAGTCAGGGGCCAAAGTCATCCTCTCTAAGCTTCCGATTGGCGACGTGGCTACCCAGTACTTTGCTGACCGGGACATGTTCTGTGCCGGCCGAGTCCCTGAAGAAGATCTCAAGAGGACCATGATGGTGAGGTTTCCCTTGTTCACTTTCCCAGGTTGTTGGCCAGGTGCTTGGGGCTGCCCTGCCTATGCAACCAgcctgagcagtttccttgggcGGCAGCCCTGTTAGAGGAACTGGTGAAGCAGCACAGGAGAGAGAAAGGTAGGCCTGGACCCCTTGCAGGTCGCTAGTTGCTGAGCTCAGTTCTTGGACATTGAGCGCAGCTGCAGGGAGCAGCAAAacgcctgtacagtggtacctctcgttgcgaacgggatccgttccggaggcccgttcacaacctgaccagaacacaacccgcgtctgcgcgggttgcgattcgccgcttctgcacatgcacgtgacatcattttgcgtgtctgcgcatgcgcgagcggcaaacccggaagtaacccgttccgttacttccgggtcgccacgggacacaacctgaaaacgctcaacctgaagcaaacgtaacatgaggtatgactgtatgcgaTTCTGTTACCATGGAACAGAATGTCTTCCACTGCCCGTTTTTTGTGCTTGAAATTGTgaggggtgtgggtgtgcgcCTCCCAACATTTATTGTTCCTTTATTGCAATTTGCAATGGCTTCTCATGCTATCCCCTGCCATTTGTTTAGGGTTTATTGCCTTGATTAATCCTAGGACATTGAGGGATGCCGTTTTTAATAtaaagcttgggaccagtttacttgcaggATCACCTTACTGGTTATATACTCACTCGACTGcttcgatctgcagaactggcgctCTTTACAGGTGCCTCACGGTACTTGCTCTGCATTTATAAGAAATAGATCCTCTAGTGTGgcatcaccaacactttggaactccctgtttaATTCTGATAAAGAATTTTGCAACACTGCCCTGTTAAAGGGGTAAAGAGTGCTTTGttattaccatattggcccgaatataagccacactccccccccccccccaaattctgaccgtaaaaatttaaagtgcggcttaaactTGCGacattacaaaaattggcttttacgatatcgctgctgaaacagacatatggtaaaacggaacATTTGCCATTTCCAGGCGTGAGtgtctgtggaattttaagggagtggcttatattcgggtattgtcccccccccccccccccgaattttaaaggtgcagcttatttgcgggtgtggcttgtattcgggccaatacggtatttattgaatttatatcctgacCTTCCAAAGCACCCCAGGCCATTGATGTGGAATGAATAAGTCAACGCAACAGACAGACTAATAGGCACTATTGTTTCGTAGTGATACTTATATATGAAAATGACATTCTCATAATGGGGGGTGGAGGGAGCGGAGCAGCAAACCTAGTCAACAGAGCTCGGATTTTCGCTTGTTTGATGCTAGATCAGTAGTTCTCTAAAATGGTACTCTTTCCCCATGCACTGTAGGCCTGCGGTGGATCCATTCAGACCAGTGTAAACTCCCTGACCGATGAGGTCCTTGGGCGTTGCGACCTCTTTGAGGAGACTCAGATTGGAGGCGACAGGTAAAGGCAGCCTGGCCAGGATGGCGGAGGCACGGGACAAGCTTTGGAGTTGCCTTGCTTGCTTTTAATTCACACACATTTGGGGGGTTTCTTGAGGTGGTTGGACGTAAATATGGTTCTGAATGTGCCCTTTCCTCAAGAGGGCATCTTCTAAGGCGTGGCGCGGCTGTGATCCCCATGGACACTAAGACACGCTTCCCCCTTTCTCTGGCAGGTACAACTTCTTCACAGGCTGCCCGAAGGCCAAGACCTGCACGATAATCCTGCGTGGAGGGGCGGAGCAGTTCATGGAGGAGACGGAGCGTTCTCTCCACGATGCCATCATGATTGTTAGGAGAGCAATCAAGGTGCGGGTTGAGCAGCTAGGCTAACTTGGGGTTCCGTAGCCCTCCTGGATGTCTTGATCAGCCATAGATCATGGCCCAGCCAGAGGGGCTCCTGTAAACTGGGAGTGTCTCTCCTCTGCCTTCCCAGTTCAGATGTGCCACAGCTTAAGGTGCAGGACCACctgcctgtcaatcatctgacatcatagTGATGCGGGTGGGGGAGGCGGGAGATAGCCAAATCCAGCAGAGAGCAGGATTGAACTTCCTGCATGTCAGCTGATGCACTGGGAGTTAAGTTCTGCTTGGTCACTGTGTGAGCAGCCGATCAAGCCACAGCGCTACCTTTTGGACCTCACCTGGAACACCGTCTAGTTCTTGATGCCACAGTTGTAAGAAGggtattgataagctggaatgtaTGTAGAGGAGATGATAAAGGAGCTGGGTACAGTGGACTCTTgcgttgcaaacgtgatccgtgcgggatgcacgttcgcaacctgcagcggtgcgtctgcacacgtgtgggttgcaatttggtgcttctgcgcatgcacaaagcgtgatttagtgtttctgcgcatgcgcgacccccAAAACCCGGTtccgatacttccgggtttcggcgggtccgtaacccgaaaaaacgcaacctgaagcgtctgcaacccgaggtatgactgtatgtttagcctggaatagaagagaccaagaggagatatgatagccatcttcaaatctctaaaaggctgtcccatggaagatggagcaaacttgttttctgctgctccggagggttggacctgaaccaatggatttgagatgcaagaaaggagattctgactaaacataaggaagacctttctgactgTAATTACTGTTGAActctggaatggtctcccttagaaggtggtggattctttTTCCTTAGAGGGTTTTCGGCAGAGGatcaatggccatctgtcaggggtgctttagctgagatttccacattgcagggggttggactagatgacccttggttcccttccaactctacaaatctctGATTCCTTGGCTGTTCCAGAAAGCCTCTTCCAAAATTCTGCCGCTTTCACTTAACCCATGTGTGGCATGTGGAGCCTTTGGATAGCTTGTCTTCGTGGTAGAAGGTTTTTTTGGCTGGGTGGGGAACTGGGGGTGGGTAGATTTCTGGGCTTTGTATTGCCATGAGGATTGGGGTTGTAAATGGGgcaggagaaggcaggcaggcaggcgagctGCAGGGAAGCTGTTGTGTGACATGCAtagaaatccacacacacacagctccctcTCATCTCTGAGCTTTGGCAAACAGCTCTTCTCACGCATCCCTACCTCAAGAGCTGGAAACACGTATCCTTGGAAACAGGACTCCAAAGGATCCTGCGTGGGGGGAGCACAGAGCCCTTTGCTGGGACCCAAAGGACCAGCTGTGGCATCAAAACGAGGCTCTCTGCAGATGAAAGTCTGGCCACCTGGACCTTCTTGAGAGCCATCTGCTCCTCCCAGCAGCACCTCAGTCTGTTGTTTGCTGAAGCAAGCTGGGAATGGTGGAGACGTGGCCAAGCGATCAAACAGCCAAAGAGCCCTTCAGTGAGAGTGGCTGCCTTCTGGCTACTGGCGTCCCCCAAAGCAGCCTCTCTGTTCGTGTCCGCCACATGCCAGAGGATGCTGGAACTGCAGCCTGTTGGCCCCACGTCTCGTCTAAGGAGAGCAGCAAAGCTGTCAGTCTGTTGCTGCGTCTTGGGCAGGCTTTATGCGTGACTTCAGCACTCCCCTAAAAACGTGAAATCTTGCAGGCACAGCGTGGGAGGGAACCTCGATTTCAGCTTTCTCCCGAAGACGCTGACTGCCGCGTAATGTGTGAATGGACTCTCCAGTGGTATTGTAAAGGGACTTTTGCTAACAGAGTTCCCTAAACTCTGGGTCAGGTGTGctcttcccattttcttttcGATGCAGCCTAACATCTGCAGTCCAGGGAGCTCCCAGAGCTCAAGAAGTTCAGCGGGGATCCTGCATCCTTTGTTAAAATAATATACAGGGAGTCCTGGCTATACCACATATTTTTAGAACACGCTAGCAATAATCTATCTTTGTGGATTGCTAACCATGAATTTATCCCACTCTTAGTCTTTCCATGCTGAATTAGCCTTACTGAATgttattttgttgtgttttttgatTTGGTGTACGTGGTTTAGGGAATCTTTATTAAATGTACTAAGTACAGTAAATACTCCATGTCTGCTTTTAAAGTATGCAAAACGTGAGCTAGTTTTGCATATCATTCTCTGCATGGATTTCAGATTTCTTTAGCTTTGCATTACACGCCAGCTgtgcctccctctccctgccagcAGGCTGGTGGATAGCATTGGCTTGTGTGAACTCGACAGACGTGCCTTCGCTCCTTCCAAACAGTGTCAGCCAGATCCGTGCGAGGCAAGCTGCCAGTGGCGTCTATGAGAACAGCATAAATTAGACCTGTTGCGAtagctgactttttttttttttttgagagagagaggtgaccTTTCCCCGCTCAATTGTGTGCTTCCAGAATGACTCTGTCGTCGCTGGTGGTGGAGCTATAGAAATGGAGGTCTCCAAGTACCTTCGAGACTATTCCAGGACCATTCCAGGCAAGCAGCAGCTGCTGATTGGAGCCTATGCCAAAGCCCTGGAGATCATTCCGCGGCAGCTCTGCGACAACGCCGGTTTCGATGCCACCAACATCCTCAACAAACTCCGAGCCAAGCACGCCCAGGTGAGCTACCTTAGCCAGGCTTGCAGGGGCCGTTCTGCGGCCTTTTCAGAGCAGCAGATTCCACTTCTATCACTTCCCAGCAGTGGGCAGGTTGGATACTGCTGCATCTTCATGGCAGGCTTCCTGGTGGTTCTGCCTCAGGGTAGATAGGAACTACATGCTGCTTCTCTTCTCGTTGCATGCAAGCACAAAAGTCAAGGTCCACAACGTTTTCCTTTTATTTACTTAATGAAATTTGCGTGCTGCATCAACTCATCAGTGGGTTACAAAGAATGTGGAATATGTATATAAATTTCTACGCCAGTTTCCTAAACATGGGTCTCAGTTtgtttttgtactacaattcccaccatccctgctagctagggatgaagggagttgtagtccaagagcaactggagagccaagtttgggaaacactggtgtagagcaACTTGAAATAAAACTTGATATGGACAAAGCAATAGCACAATATTATGTTGTATAATAtataggcaactccccatttacgcgAGGGTTACTTTCTGAAGCACCACGTGTTTTAAGTGAAACCACGTATATTGGGAACACccttgaaaaagcctgcaaacaccacaTTCTCCCTCCAAACCTTGCTCAGACTCCCAGCTCTCCACCAGCCACAAAGGTTGGCGCAAGGGCTCGTAGGATTACGAGGTGCTGTTTTTGCGCCACTTTTGGTGTTTCCGTGCTCTTTTAGGGCTGGTTTGTGTGCCCCTCATTTCCGTGCCCCTCCTATGTTCACGGTGATGCACGAATGCCCTGGGAAGGTGCATAAATGCCTGTATGGACATTACAGTTATGCTGCCATTGGGCTGGAGGGGGGAGCCAGGTTAGTGGGGGCAGAGTTAAGGGGCCGCCGCTTGACCTCCTCACCGGGTGTGTTCTGTCTGCCCCTCAGGGTGGCAAGTGGTACGGCGTAGATGTGAACAACGAAGACATTGCTGACAACTTTGTGGCCTGTGTGTGGGAGCCGGCAGTCGTGCGCATCAACGCCCTGACAGCGGCATCCGAGGCCGCCTGCCTTATCGTGTCTGTGGACGAGACCATCAAGAACCCCCGCTCCACGGTAGACGCCCCTCCTCCGGGCCGCGGCAGAGGGCGAGGCCGGCCCCATAACCACTGAGGGGCAGACGTCGCCAGCAGCGCAAGACACGGGGAGCCCCTCTCTTAACAGGACCCGGTCCCAGGACCCCTTAGAAAAATGCTTTCCCCATTGGCAGTCCTCAAACAACCTTCAcactggggggaaagggagagcgaGGCGCTCGCAGTATTGCTGCTCTGCTCCCACTGGGTCTCCTCCTTCCGTAGTCTATGAAACGGGAGAAAACTCTGGGAAATCCCAGACGGTGCGCCCTCCAACGTTCAGGTCCAGCCATCCTTCGTGGTTCCAGACCTTTCTCCCCTCCTGGGTTTCTCCATATCCTTCAACTTCTACTCTCAAGGGGCCCCCCTGGATCTCTGCATTGCTGGCACGGCGCTTGTCTGCTAAAGGAGCTAGGAATGTGTTGTATTtattggtggtgttttttttctacTGGGGGTTCAAACCCAGCCATGAACAcaataaacaatttaaaaaacacgCAGTTCATTGCCTGTCTTCTGTACCACACTCCTTTGTCGTTACTCGAACCTTCCTCGGGGAAAACTGTCGACAGGTGGAGGTTTTGAAACGTAATTTGTGGCCCATGAGAGAAAGAGTACACACCTGGGCATTTGCCTGGTGTGACAGCTTGTTTAAAATCCTGTATATGGAACCAAGAACGCTTCTCTGTGGCCCATGAGCACTCCAGATTCCTGAATCATCATTCACCTAAAAGTTAACAGTTAAAAGTTACAACGTTTTCTTCCACCCAGTAATCTTGCAGTTGCTAGGATGGTATTCTTCAACCACCTGGGTGAACATGAAGGCTTTTAAATCCCTCCTGAAAGTTTCTAATGATGGAGGAAGGTGCACCTCAATAGGCTTGGGCAATTTGTACTGCCAGGTATACAGTAGGCTCCTTtgaacttaggtaaaggtaaagggacccctgatcattaggtctagtcatgactgactctggggttgcggcactcatctcactttattggccaagggttctggcgtacagcttccgggtcatgtggccagcatgactaagccgcttctggcgaaccagagcagcacacagaaacgccgtttaccttcccgccggagcggtacctatttatctacttgcactttgacgtgctttcgaactgctaggttggcaggagcagggaccgagcaacgggagctcaccccgtcgtggggattcgaaccgccgaccttctgat
Coding sequences:
- the CCT7 gene encoding T-complex protein 1 subunit eta codes for the protein MMPTPVILLKEGTDTSQGVPQLVSNINACQVIAEAVRTTLGPRGMDKLIVDDRGKATISNDGATILKLLDVIHPAAKTLVDIAKSQDAEVGDGTTSVTLLAAEFLKQIKPYVEEGLHPQIIIRAFRTATQLAVNKIRKIAVTIKKTDQEELRSLLEKCASTALSSKLISHQKEFFAKMVVDAVMMLDELLQIKMIGIKKVQGGALEDSQLVAGVAFKKTFSYAGFEMQPKKYESPRIALLNIELELKAEKDNAEVRVHTVQDYQAIVDAEWNILYDKLDKLHKSGAKVILSKLPIGDVATQYFADRDMFCAGRVPEEDLKRTMMACGGSIQTSVNSLTDEVLGRCDLFEETQIGGDRYNFFTGCPKAKTCTIILRGGAEQFMEETERSLHDAIMIVRRAIKNDSVVAGGGAIEMEVSKYLRDYSRTIPGKQQLLIGAYAKALEIIPRQLCDNAGFDATNILNKLRAKHAQGGKWYGVDVNNEDIADNFVACVWEPAVVRINALTAASEAACLIVSVDETIKNPRSTVDAPPPGRGRGRGRPHNH